A stretch of Chitinophaga caeni DNA encodes these proteins:
- a CDS encoding SusC/RagA family TonB-linked outer membrane protein encodes MKLTAALILVACLKLSATSLAQRVTIVRNHTSLKEVIKDARKQSGFNFIYTDELLRKTTPFNVEARNVTVAELMEICLKDQPISFKILDQNIVVLQPKIDPASLFELPAQEKPVQGIVKDDQGQALIGVSVRNLSNGKTAITSTKGDFSILAKEGNILEFTFLGYKKERYKVNASNLADGKPFQVQMGIEPTELNAPVVIGYGTTRRKDLTGSVASVNPDEIKNVPFTSIDQALNGKAAGVQVIQADGSPGGVARIRIRGGASLIGTNDPLYIIDGVPVTIQNRYIQNSAEIVNPVESYYGEDFNNSVSGAFSRGLNSLAGLNINDIESIDILKDVSATAIYGSKAANGVVIITTKKGKINMKPTLEANYYAGLSVPLKEKMLNAEQYKAVFKEAAKNLNDERVRIGREPNATATEILNDPNFFGNANTDWLGLVLRNGFNQNADIAVRGGGNGSRYYTSLAYTRQDGVLIGTDFERISGKVNLDNNISDKLQVQTNLDYGFTTNNITNGIYTQAMFAPPTESPYNEDGSYSNLGKISTAYQGFQNPLAVASGINRTKTTSLLGSMALNYDVMKDLRFRSVVSVNYTNYHQLNYVPSYVDIGGFYGRESSGGGLGSQSNSTSLNSFFENTLTYNKTFNERHRLNVVAGTSWEKYKASFFSATGRGYPDDDFLNNLDAAAVPVSVKGSDPSRMNSLLSFYLRANYTWKERYLFTFTGRSDASSKFAPSNQVGYFPSGAFAWRISEEPFMSHVNWVDELKLRVSAGTTGTQNIGDHLWRTLYTPVAYDGQNAVIPSQLGNDAIKWESTLQKDLGLDFTLFQSRLRGTFGYYDKTTDGLLLNISTAPSAAYTNVILNIAKVRNNGFEFDLRGDVIRKKDFQWTLAFNISTNRSKVLNVNGGPFSNPNDRDALNLGTSIVKEGEPLGLLYGRISKGVIKTEKQLEDFKNAFPYWSIFSPYLNIGDLAYEMDETGFWKQDIIGKSIPDFYGGLTSTLNYKNLSLTTLFTFSYGNELMYQNDVASISTDNLANRSTRILDHYNADNPNSNRPRLIYGSINLLTDENVYDASYLKLKSLTLNYAFSHRLLEKVHMKSASIYFSATNLFTITSYPGLDPEVSDDPGSIIGGGRDVSSYPTSRYFVAGIRLGL; translated from the coding sequence ATGAAATTAACAGCCGCATTAATATTGGTCGCTTGCTTAAAATTAAGCGCCACGAGCCTGGCTCAACGGGTCACCATAGTTCGAAATCACACTTCGCTGAAGGAAGTTATCAAGGATGCCAGGAAGCAATCGGGTTTTAATTTTATTTATACCGATGAGCTCCTTCGCAAAACAACGCCTTTCAATGTCGAGGCCAGGAACGTTACGGTTGCCGAACTGATGGAGATCTGCTTGAAAGATCAGCCGATCAGTTTCAAGATACTGGATCAAAATATCGTTGTTTTACAACCAAAAATAGACCCGGCTTCATTGTTCGAACTTCCGGCGCAGGAAAAGCCTGTCCAGGGCATCGTGAAAGATGACCAGGGCCAAGCGCTGATAGGTGTTTCCGTTAGAAATTTATCGAATGGAAAAACTGCCATCACGTCTACAAAAGGCGACTTTTCCATCTTAGCTAAGGAGGGGAATATCCTTGAGTTTACTTTCCTGGGATATAAAAAAGAGCGTTACAAGGTAAATGCTTCTAATCTCGCTGACGGTAAGCCTTTTCAAGTGCAGATGGGCATCGAACCAACAGAACTGAATGCGCCCGTAGTTATCGGTTACGGTACAACCCGCCGGAAAGATTTGACCGGCTCCGTAGCTTCGGTAAACCCGGATGAAATAAAAAATGTGCCTTTTACCAGTATCGACCAAGCCTTAAATGGTAAAGCTGCCGGTGTGCAGGTGATCCAGGCTGACGGTTCTCCCGGTGGTGTTGCCAGGATCAGGATACGCGGTGGCGCTTCGCTGATCGGTACCAACGACCCTTTGTACATTATCGATGGTGTACCGGTAACGATCCAGAACAGGTATATCCAAAATTCTGCGGAGATCGTTAACCCGGTAGAATCATACTACGGTGAAGATTTTAATAACAGTGTTTCAGGGGCTTTTTCCAGGGGATTGAACAGCCTGGCTGGATTGAATATCAATGATATAGAATCTATTGATATCCTCAAAGATGTCTCTGCTACGGCAATTTACGGCTCCAAAGCTGCCAACGGCGTAGTGATTATTACCACTAAAAAGGGTAAGATCAATATGAAGCCCACCTTGGAAGCAAATTATTACGCTGGGCTTTCCGTTCCATTGAAAGAAAAAATGTTGAACGCGGAGCAATACAAAGCTGTATTCAAAGAAGCGGCTAAAAATCTTAACGATGAAAGGGTGCGCATCGGGAGGGAACCGAATGCAACAGCTACGGAAATATTAAATGATCCTAATTTCTTCGGTAACGCTAATACCGATTGGTTGGGTTTAGTACTCCGTAACGGCTTCAACCAAAATGCTGATATCGCCGTGAGAGGTGGCGGTAACGGTAGCCGCTATTATACTTCCCTCGCTTATACCCGCCAGGACGGGGTACTGATCGGAACCGATTTTGAAAGAATTTCGGGAAAGGTAAACCTGGATAATAATATCAGCGATAAGTTACAGGTTCAAACCAACTTGGATTACGGTTTTACAACGAATAACATTACCAACGGGATTTATACCCAGGCCATGTTTGCACCGCCAACGGAAAGTCCTTATAACGAAGATGGAAGCTATTCCAACCTGGGCAAAATCAGTACAGCCTACCAAGGTTTTCAAAACCCCTTGGCCGTGGCTTCCGGTATAAACAGGACCAAAACCACTTCTTTGCTCGGATCCATGGCTTTAAACTATGATGTGATGAAAGATCTGCGATTCCGCTCCGTGGTTTCCGTCAACTATACTAATTACCACCAGTTGAATTATGTTCCTAGCTACGTTGATATCGGTGGATTTTACGGCAGGGAAAGTTCCGGTGGTGGTTTGGGTTCGCAGTCGAACAGTACTTCCTTGAACTCTTTCTTCGAAAATACTTTGACCTATAATAAAACGTTTAACGAGAGGCACCGCCTCAATGTAGTAGCGGGAACTTCCTGGGAGAAATACAAAGCCAGTTTCTTCTCAGCAACGGGTCGCGGCTACCCGGATGATGATTTCCTCAATAACCTGGACGCTGCTGCCGTGCCTGTTTCCGTGAAAGGGAGCGATCCTTCCAGGATGAACTCGTTATTGTCGTTCTATTTACGCGCCAATTATACTTGGAAAGAAAGGTATCTCTTTACATTCACAGGTCGTTCGGATGCTTCGTCCAAATTCGCTCCTTCCAACCAGGTGGGGTATTTCCCATCGGGAGCCTTTGCATGGCGTATTTCTGAAGAACCGTTCATGTCGCATGTAAATTGGGTTGATGAGTTGAAATTGAGGGTGAGCGCCGGAACAACGGGTACGCAAAACATAGGCGATCACCTATGGAGAACCTTGTACACACCGGTTGCTTACGATGGCCAAAATGCCGTGATCCCTTCACAACTCGGCAATGATGCTATTAAATGGGAATCTACTTTGCAGAAGGACTTAGGTCTTGACTTTACCTTGTTCCAAAGTCGGTTGAGAGGTACTTTCGGCTATTATGATAAAACAACGGATGGATTATTGTTAAACATCTCTACCGCGCCGAGTGCTGCTTATACTAATGTAATTCTGAACATAGCCAAAGTCCGCAACAACGGTTTCGAATTTGATTTGCGCGGAGATGTGATCCGTAAAAAAGATTTCCAATGGACGCTGGCCTTTAACATTTCCACGAACCGCTCCAAGGTGTTGAATGTAAACGGCGGGCCATTCTCTAACCCGAATGATCGCGATGCGCTGAACCTGGGTACCAGTATCGTGAAAGAAGGAGAACCTTTAGGTTTACTATATGGAAGAATTTCGAAAGGAGTTATTAAAACGGAAAAGCAGCTCGAAGATTTTAAGAACGCTTTCCCTTATTGGAGCATCTTCAGCCCGTATTTGAATATTGGAGATTTAGCTTACGAAATGGATGAAACCGGTTTTTGGAAACAGGATATCATCGGTAAATCGATCCCGGATTTTTACGGGGGCTTGACCAGTACCTTGAATTATAAGAATTTGAGTTTAACAACACTGTTTACATTCTCTTACGGGAACGAATTGATGTATCAAAATGATGTGGCCAGCATTTCGACTGATAACTTAGCGAACCGCAGTACCCGCATTTTGGATCATTACAACGCTGATAATCCAAATTCAAACAGGCCTAGGTTAATATATGGTAGTATTAATTTATTAACCGACGAAAACGTTTACGATGCCTCTTACCTGAAATTGAAATCCTTGACATTAAACTATGCCTTCTCGCATAGATTGTTAGAAAAAGTTCATATGAAAAGCGCATCGATTTATTTCTCTGCCACAAACTTGTTCACGATCACCTCGTACCCGGGCCTTGATCCCGAAGTGAGTGATGATCCGGGAAGCATCATCGGGGGCGGACGAGATGTGAGTTCTTACCCGACCAGCCGTTATTTCGTGGCAGGTATCCGTTTAGGGCTATAA
- a CDS encoding RagB/SusD family nutrient uptake outer membrane protein has protein sequence MKKLSIYITISFLALNFFSCKKSLNELPPQSKVEGNVIIDQKSAEVALNGVYYRFAEAGDDRGVQSTQTSYTHEKLPSSLAGFIENRTGASALNMNAVTPTAYDATYIWESAYLLINAANSVIKDVQLLPSNKIQEQRRNEILGEAYFMRAYGHYQLMAYYAQYFDVNSPYGVMIRDEPVTTSNIPATRKSVQESYDFILADVDKAIQDAPSAQSAKRVTSWTAKALKARILLNRGLESDFTEVVTLTKDIIANSPYLLEDHQEDIFKTKGLSSSEVMLGTVPFAAQVNKRDSYLYRDLPADIVKEPLSEIMNGDPRVAWCFHTVSDYLGISKFLGEQVEVGYMFRLTEVYLQEAEALLRSNGDIDEVKGLMKTVMGKAGITDFSSLDAITDRDELRMELYAETVRNLFCEDGQDWQALLRLPMAKIQELRPTIVSNTQFILPIPLVEFQRNPMIGDQNPGYIN, from the coding sequence ATGAAGAAATTATCAATCTATATAACTATTTCGTTCCTTGCGTTGAACTTTTTTTCATGCAAGAAATCGTTGAACGAGTTACCACCGCAATCGAAAGTAGAAGGTAACGTCATCATAGATCAAAAAAGCGCCGAGGTAGCACTCAACGGGGTTTATTACCGTTTTGCTGAAGCCGGGGATGATCGCGGGGTTCAGAGCACCCAAACTTCTTATACACATGAAAAGCTGCCATCGAGCTTGGCCGGGTTTATCGAGAACCGTACCGGTGCCTCTGCATTGAACATGAACGCCGTCACTCCAACCGCTTATGATGCGACTTATATTTGGGAGTCAGCATATTTGCTGATCAATGCTGCCAATAGTGTCATCAAGGATGTTCAGCTATTACCTTCAAATAAAATTCAGGAACAACGCCGCAACGAGATCTTGGGAGAGGCTTATTTTATGCGTGCCTACGGGCATTATCAACTGATGGCTTACTACGCTCAATATTTCGATGTTAACAGCCCTTACGGTGTAATGATCCGCGATGAACCGGTGACAACTTCGAACATCCCTGCAACCCGGAAATCTGTTCAGGAGAGTTATGATTTTATTCTTGCTGATGTCGATAAAGCGATCCAAGATGCACCTAGCGCGCAATCAGCCAAGAGGGTTACATCCTGGACAGCGAAAGCCTTGAAAGCAAGAATATTGCTCAACAGGGGATTAGAGAGCGATTTTACCGAAGTTGTTACCTTGACGAAGGATATCATTGCGAACAGTCCTTACCTTTTAGAAGACCACCAGGAAGATATCTTCAAAACGAAAGGGTTGTCCAGCTCCGAGGTAATGCTCGGTACCGTTCCATTTGCAGCGCAAGTCAACAAAAGGGACAGCTATTTATACCGCGACTTACCGGCAGATATAGTTAAAGAACCATTGTCCGAAATCATGAACGGCGACCCGCGCGTAGCTTGGTGTTTTCATACCGTTTCTGACTACCTGGGCATTTCCAAGTTCTTGGGAGAGCAGGTAGAAGTAGGGTACATGTTCCGCCTTACAGAAGTGTATTTGCAAGAAGCGGAAGCCTTGTTGCGCTCCAATGGTGATATCGACGAAGTGAAGGGGCTGATGAAAACCGTTATGGGCAAAGCGGGGATCACCGATTTTAGCAGCTTAGATGCCATCACGGATCGTGATGAATTGCGAATGGAGCTATATGCCGAAACGGTGAGGAATTTATTTTGCGAAGACGGGCAGGATTGGCAAGCTTTATTGCGCTTACCCATGGCAAAAATCCAAGAGCTAAGGCCGACTATTGTATCTAACACGCAATTTATATTACCAATTCCATTAGTAGAATTTCAAAGAAACCCTATGATCGGTGATCAAAATCCCGGTTATATAAACTAA
- a CDS encoding redoxin domain-containing protein, producing the protein MKKISLILIFSTAILPAFAQEALHLQAKLKNMPAGKTIYISEMGGAGTEDSVTSIKGGFRFDKTIQPGEGGLYMIRIGKAYSEGKLIQLYLDNGKVLIKGKGEDFKDAVFSGDSFVKDFNDFQEAVDKNPALKGRKELYAEANRLYKEKDSVKLAALQPKLDEMRKITTGIQKEWVESHLSSPVSSSVMKFYLAYDLSLDEQEALYEKMGPGAKQNFAGRAISNSINAAKITASGQQVPDFSQADTSGKVVAIKDFRGKYVLIDFWASWCVPCRHENPNVVKAFRKYYSKGFTVLGISFDQPNGKDRWLKAIHDDELTWTHVSDLKYWNNAVGKIFDIRSIPANVLVDPKGIIIGKNLRGEDLDQKLDSIFKEKPLYGGTFTLEGESTAELNGRWLKLSGMDITGKYHTDSAQIKEGKFSFSREIRHPVDMALVLVDMQADPYDQTLYKRFFVDPTVMHVSLHGKDISKASVGGGYTEFESDAYEREISKIEDRYSKELQNYSDKNKQYMDASKRKAPQEELDVLKNEAQEARDMLEPYFEARKDFSLNYCKEHPQSFLSASMLRFLASDMNLQSMQEMYTSMGKAMQQSSYGVEFKKEMDKLLSGSPGSMATNFSGKDINGKMLSLDDFRGKYVLLDFWASWCVPCRRGNPHLLKLYKEYKPKGFEIIGVSDDDRNEAAWKKAVVKDGIGVWKHVLRGLKFNNGEFDRSEDKSEAYGIHTLPTKILINPDGKIIGRYGGGGEDDAAMDRKLAEIFSK; encoded by the coding sequence ATGAAAAAGATTAGTTTAATCTTAATTTTCAGCACAGCGATCCTTCCTGCCTTCGCTCAAGAGGCTTTACACTTACAAGCGAAGTTGAAGAACATGCCCGCGGGTAAAACAATTTACATTTCCGAAATGGGCGGTGCAGGTACGGAAGATTCGGTTACCAGCATTAAAGGAGGATTCCGCTTCGATAAGACCATTCAACCCGGTGAAGGCGGACTCTATATGATCCGTATTGGGAAAGCATATTCAGAAGGCAAGTTGATCCAGCTATACCTGGATAATGGCAAGGTGCTCATTAAAGGTAAAGGGGAGGATTTTAAAGATGCCGTATTCTCAGGGGATTCATTCGTAAAGGATTTTAATGATTTCCAAGAGGCTGTTGATAAAAATCCCGCGTTAAAAGGTAGGAAGGAATTATATGCAGAGGCTAACCGCTTGTATAAAGAGAAAGATTCCGTAAAGCTAGCCGCATTGCAACCCAAGTTGGATGAAATGAGAAAAATCACGACCGGCATTCAAAAAGAATGGGTGGAATCGCACCTGTCATCGCCCGTTAGTTCTTCCGTGATGAAGTTCTACCTAGCTTATGATCTTTCGCTGGATGAACAGGAAGCATTATATGAAAAGATGGGACCAGGAGCGAAGCAAAATTTTGCGGGAAGAGCGATTAGCAATTCAATCAATGCAGCGAAAATTACGGCTAGTGGTCAACAGGTGCCGGATTTCAGCCAGGCAGATACCAGCGGAAAGGTGGTTGCCATCAAGGATTTCCGTGGGAAATATGTATTGATAGACTTCTGGGCTAGTTGGTGTGTACCCTGTAGGCATGAGAACCCCAACGTGGTGAAAGCTTTCAGGAAATATTATAGTAAAGGGTTTACAGTATTGGGTATTTCCTTTGATCAACCCAATGGTAAAGACCGTTGGTTGAAAGCGATTCACGATGATGAATTAACCTGGACACATGTGTCGGATTTAAAGTACTGGAATAATGCCGTAGGGAAAATTTTTGATATCAGGTCAATTCCGGCGAATGTATTGGTAGATCCGAAGGGTATTATTATAGGAAAAAATTTGAGAGGAGAAGATTTAGATCAGAAGCTAGATTCGATTTTCAAAGAGAAGCCGCTCTACGGGGGTACATTTACGCTTGAAGGTGAAAGTACGGCGGAGCTTAATGGAAGGTGGCTCAAACTCAGCGGCATGGACATTACAGGGAAGTATCATACGGACAGTGCTCAAATTAAAGAAGGTAAATTTTCTTTTTCTCGGGAGATTCGTCACCCGGTAGATATGGCCCTGGTATTGGTGGATATGCAAGCAGATCCTTATGATCAAACGCTGTATAAAAGATTTTTTGTAGATCCTACTGTAATGCATGTTTCCTTGCACGGAAAGGACATTTCCAAAGCTTCTGTAGGCGGTGGCTATACTGAATTTGAATCAGATGCTTATGAGAGAGAGATTTCGAAAATCGAAGACCGGTATAGTAAGGAGTTGCAAAACTACAGTGATAAAAATAAGCAGTATATGGATGCTTCGAAAAGGAAGGCGCCCCAGGAAGAATTGGATGTCTTAAAAAATGAGGCCCAGGAAGCCCGCGACATGCTGGAGCCTTATTTTGAGGCAAGGAAGGATTTTTCTTTGAATTATTGTAAAGAACATCCCCAGTCTTTCTTAAGCGCAAGTATGCTTCGTTTCCTCGCTTCGGATATGAATCTCCAATCGATGCAAGAGATGTATACAAGCATGGGGAAAGCGATGCAGCAATCTTCGTATGGAGTAGAATTTAAAAAGGAGATGGACAAGTTATTGTCCGGCTCCCCAGGTAGCATGGCCACCAATTTTTCGGGAAAGGATATAAACGGGAAAATGCTTAGCCTCGATGATTTCCGCGGAAAGTATGTGCTGTTGGACTTTTGGGCTAGTTGGTGCGTGCCTTGTCGCCGTGGAAACCCACACTTATTGAAGTTATACAAGGAATACAAACCCAAGGGATTTGAAATCATCGGTGTATCTGATGATGATAGGAATGAAGCCGCCTGGAAAAAAGCTGTTGTTAAAGATGGGATCGGTGTATGGAAACATGTGTTACGGGGTTTGAAATTCAACAATGGCGAATTTGACCGGAGCGAGGATAAGTCCGAAGCGTATGGTATTCATACTTTACCGACGAAAATCTTAATTAACCCTGATGGAAAAATAATCGGCCGCTACGGTGGAGGAGGAGAAGATGATGCCGCGATGGATCGGAAGCTAGCGGAGATTTTTAGCAAGTAG